The nucleotide sequence TTCCCTGGGTCAAGCGTGCCCCGAATTCGTGGATACCTGAGTCGTTTGGACTAAAGGTTGAGGATAAATCGGTTGCGTTTTCCACCTCTGATGAGGTCGATTCAGCCATCCGAGATATTAAGGAGGCAATGGAGCAAGGTCGACCCTGTGCAGTGATACAAGATGTTCCCGTTCCCGCCGTTCCTGCTACGATAGAAGTCCTTGAAAGTATCAATCGTCTGGTGTCTGAGCCAGAAGAACAGCCGGATCAGCCCGAAGGCCTCGCCAAGGACGACGTCGTTGGTCCGATCTTCATAGAAGTGACTGAAAATTTGGATGAAACAAGGTATTGTTCCTACCGAAAGCGTGTCGCGGTAGAAGTACGACACTGCCTCCCGCACGCTTTGCGGACAACGCTGAAGCTTCATCAACAAGAGGCCCTGGAGTGGTTGGTGCGAATGTGGTCAACCGGCACCAGTGGTGCATTGCTGGCAGACGACATGGGGTTGGGGAAAACACTTGCCTCACTTGCATTCTTGTCTTGGGTGCAGCAGCGCCGTGTTGAATTGAACCGTACGCGAAAGCCCATCCTGATTGTAGCCCCTACGAGCTTGGTTGGGAACTGGAAGCAGGAGGTACTCACTCATCTCGACGAACGCGGCTTGGGAGAATGTATTGAGGTCCTGGGGATCAAAATGCGTCATCTCCGGCAGACCAAGGGGCGGGATGTAGACAATGGAACATCGCATCTAGATGTCCAACGTATCCAAGAAGCTGACTGGGTGCTTACCACATATGAAACTCTTCGTGACTATCATCATAGTTTTGCAACCATACCATGGAGTGTGGCTGTATTCGATGAGATGCAGAGGGCCAAGAATCCTACATCCCAGCTCACAAGGGCAGTAAAAGTACTGCGTGCGGACTTCTGTCTCGGCTTAACAGGGACACCCATCGAGAACTCTCTCGCTGACATTTGGTCAATTATGGATGCTCTATTGCCAGGATTTCTGGGTGACCTCCGAGGCTTCATGGCCGATTATGGTGATGCAAACTTGGAGAAGCTCAAGCTGCTCAAGGATAGACTTGAGGGGAAGGGGCAAAAGACGTTTCGCCCCATGCTGCGGCGAATGAAATGCGACACACTCCAAGGTCTACCCGCAAAAACCGAACATGTGGAGGCTGCCACCATGCCTGCTCGCCAAGCGCAGGCTTACGAATTCGCCATCAAGCAAAATCGGCATGGAGGACCAGGGGCGTCGTTAAAGTTGCTGCACGCATTGCGGATGGTCAGTCTGCACCCAGAAGCTCCTGAAGCTTGGATCAGCTCTGGGGATGACTACATAGGCTGGTCTGCTCGGCTTGCGCGGGCAATCATGGTGCTGGACGCTATCCGAGACAGACGTGAGAAAGCATTGGTATTTTTGGAGTCATTGGACCTTCAAACTGTACTGGCTACCAAGCTCAAGGAGCGGTATCAGCTCGGCAGACTACCTTTCATCATCAATGGTTCCGTTCCGGGGGCCGTACGACAGCGATACGTTCAGGCTTTCCAGCAAGAGCGTGATGGTTTTGATGTAATGATCCTGTCTCCTAAGGCTGGCGGGGTTGGCTTAACGCTTACCGCAGCCAACCACGTTATTCATCTTTCGCGCTGGTGGAATCCTGCGGTGGAAGATCAGTGCACCGACCGAATTTACCGCATTGGGCAGGAGAAGGATGTCCATGTCTACTACCCGTTGGCAATACATGGACAACCACACTTGAAGGAGTTCAGCTTCGACTTGAAGCTGCATGAACTACTGGAGAGGAAGCGGAACATGAGCAAAGAAGTCCTCCTACCGCCTGAAGACGGTCGAGAGGCTGACTTCTTGGCCAAGGGGGTGATGCCCAATTAAGCCGATTACCTTGAAGTGGACGCTTGCTTCGCTTGCTCGCACGCCTTGATGAACACTGACCGAATGGACCGCTATTCATGCCGATAAAGCGGTAGACCGACTAACGTCCGTTTCCTGAGGGAGCGGGTTGAACTGAGGTGCCCATTCAGAATGGCAGCTTGGCCTTGAACATGGGCGGGAGGTCGAGGTGGCTTCCCTGCCATTCCCCGGCGTGCTATCATCTAGCCATGATAAAGCTCATTATCCTTGCTGTCCTACTCCTGTTTCAGATCCAGGCTGTTGCGGCAGAACAAACGGGAAGTTCCGCAGACTTCTACGACAACAAGGGCAACTTCACGGGGAGAGTTCGCCCCGAGACTCCCGCCTCACAAGATGTCAAGGTTATGACCGACAAGTATGGCAATCAGATTGGGAAAGCGCGTAGTTACGATGGAGGGAAAACCTGGGAAGTACGCGACCGGTACGGCAACCTGAAAGGGACCGTTCGCAGCCAATGAAAAAAATGGCCTCTCTATTCGACCTAAAACCCGCGACGCCACTAGATCGAACTTATTCAATCGACTGAGAATCGCACACAATAAAAGCGAAAACACTTATCGCTGCAATATATTTCTATGTACGTAAATATTATGTGCTTAATTGATGTTAACTGCCTCCACGAACGCTCCCACCCGGAAAAACAAACCTCGTCTGATTTCGCTGTAAGCGGGCTTAGAATTAATCCTAATGACTTCGCCTGCTCTCGGAATACCGGTGTCTCTCCTTTATATATCTGTGTGCATCTTCCTAAATGAATAGAAAGTTGCTATTCATTCTAACAACGCGGGATGACCTTCACCTCTTCCGATTCCTGTGTAAACAGCCACAATATATCCATTATACACTTCTTGATCGTATCACATCCTTTGGCGTTCCTAAGCACCATCACGGTGGTCAACCATCCAAAAACATCTTGCATGACACGCACTGGAACCACGCTTTTACCTGCGAGGGTTGCAGCCGTGTGCCGTAGCGTATGAAAAACAACCTGTTTGCCATTCCGTCACTCCGCCATTTAACCCAAGATGCTCAACGGCACGATAGAAAGCAGCTGGAGCCTCGTTGTAGGGTCGCCCATTTCTTCTTGTAAACACCCTATCAATGACACATGCTATTTTTCTCCTCTTGAGCATCTGTGCTAAGCGGAATTGGCCCCCATGCCTGGCATGGTTCGCTCCCACGGACAGCAGGAAATGTCCGGCTGCACCGGCCACCTGCCGCATACATCGCAGAGGAGTCCCGCAAGAATGCCACTGCCCCCCTAAAACGGAGTCTGACCGGGCCCCTGGGACACCTGCAATCGATTGCATGTTCTGCGAGTTGTGCGGGTGGCATTGCTCTGGGATACCATGTGCCCACCGGGTTGGGACGGGTAGATACTGCTTGTCCCAGTGTGTTCTGCGGGGGAGGTTCGGCGGAGCCATAAACGAGTAGCTTATGGCTCTTCCGACAAAAAAACCGCCGAATCTTGAGTCTGATCATGTCTCGCATGTCAGCCTCCCGCCGACCAGGGGTGTGGATCCTTTTTCAAAACTTTCAATCAAATTACAGGCCACGAATCCCGCGAGGTCGGGACTTCCCCTCGGTGATCCTCTAGGCAAAGTTTGGCTGCACCCCATTCGATTTACCCTTAGTTCCCGGGACATCTTCTACAACTCCCCTTGTCGACTAGGCGGCCCAAGCTCTGCCGGCGCTTAGTCGTGTCCTTGTCCGTGAGGACGCTAAACAGTAACTGTTTTCCGATGGACACCGGAAGCCTCCTCAGATGCTTGAGAACGCAGGTTGCTCGGGAACATGACCTTGGTGTTGCCTCCCGCCAGGAACTGGGTGAGTTTGGACCCTCCCATCAGGTTGTAGACCATCTGGCGGTACTCCTTCTCGGTGGGGTGGAGTCCCCTATCCGCAAGGGACAGCGTATCCCCGAACAGGACGTCGATGAAGACGGTGGGCTTCCCCCCGCTCATCCGCTCAAGCAAGAGCGAGGAGATCGTGCCGCTGGCCTTATCGGCTCCGGAGAACGTCCCGAACGGGTTGGTGACCACCAGCAGGCCCGCCGGGATCATCCTCTCATAGTCTGTCGTGTCCTCAAGGGTGGACTGGAACGCTATCTGGATCAGGTCCTTGAAGTCCACCACCCGCGGGACCGTGTGGGTGGAGAAGGCATACGTGGCCGCGATGTAGCTGGCCAGCTTGCCGATCTGCAGCGGGTTGGACACGAAGCAGCACACGATCCTGTGGTCATGCTTGATGCCCAGGCCCGG is from Fundidesulfovibrio soli and encodes:
- a CDS encoding DEAD/DEAH box helicase; its protein translation is MSTTLIHTPTENGVFFQMRKTPLIGKSMFVSPDSWESISQGTLSSQAGLLLRALDELEMANMPGDVEPSQAAAAVREEDGILLSHRYVANLGQAQAQMLTLPPCTPLCLSIQSRGIMSQSDFQLEAAWLTSQGQKAIGARRVGAMIQHMGVWQRLPVTLYDLASAIDDFNAITNDDQDERRRHLARLTAALPQQAKDQVARDGYLDSLRVFHAAALSLRLKTSRAAFDVEPVLFGRRRLEDERTSGLEEEEVPRTSRAALPLESEALLPPALHEHFIRDFTVTYPQVRSSYVLGENRYIFVEPLVREALEVVKEVRGASPEVRREFARHPQRHLQERLGERFGGAAVEAMFVVTQEYSERVVGLGLWVPTVLPWVKRAPNSWIPESFGLKVEDKSVAFSTSDEVDSAIRDIKEAMEQGRPCAVIQDVPVPAVPATIEVLESINRLVSEPEEQPDQPEGLAKDDVVGPIFIEVTENLDETRYCSYRKRVAVEVRHCLPHALRTTLKLHQQEALEWLVRMWSTGTSGALLADDMGLGKTLASLAFLSWVQQRRVELNRTRKPILIVAPTSLVGNWKQEVLTHLDERGLGECIEVLGIKMRHLRQTKGRDVDNGTSHLDVQRIQEADWVLTTYETLRDYHHSFATIPWSVAVFDEMQRAKNPTSQLTRAVKVLRADFCLGLTGTPIENSLADIWSIMDALLPGFLGDLRGFMADYGDANLEKLKLLKDRLEGKGQKTFRPMLRRMKCDTLQGLPAKTEHVEAATMPARQAQAYEFAIKQNRHGGPGASLKLLHALRMVSLHPEAPEAWISSGDDYIGWSARLARAIMVLDAIRDRREKALVFLESLDLQTVLATKLKERYQLGRLPFIINGSVPGAVRQRYVQAFQQERDGFDVMILSPKAGGVGLTLTAANHVIHLSRWWNPAVEDQCTDRIYRIGQEKDVHVYYPLAIHGQPHLKEFSFDLKLHELLERKRNMSKEVLLPPEDGREADFLAKGVMPN